In Pseudochaenichthys georgianus chromosome 6, fPseGeo1.2, whole genome shotgun sequence, a single window of DNA contains:
- the lingo1a gene encoding leucine-rich repeat and immunoglobulin-like domain-containing nogo receptor-interacting protein 1: protein MAAREATGHSYLVAFWQPILILMLGAVLSGSTTGCPSRCECNVQERSVMCHRKKLMTVPEGIPAETKLLDLSKNRIRTINPDEFAMFPNLENLELSENTISTIEPGAFNNLYGLRTLGLRSNKLKLIQLGVFTGLSNLTQLDISENKIVILLDYMFQDLYNLRSLEVGDNDLVFISHRAFHGLSSLEHLSLEKCNLSSVPTDAFTHLHNLITLRLRLLNINVIRDYSFKRLYRLKVLEIANWPYLDTMTPNCLYGLNLTSLTIANANLTTIPYVALRHLVYLRFLNLSYNPIHTIEGNKLHDLLRLQEFHLVGGRLAMIEPYSFRGLNYLKILNVSGNTLTTLEESAFHSVGNLETLALYDNPLACDCRLLWVFRRRWRLNFNRQQPTCASPEFVQGKEFKDFPDVLQPNYFTCRKSRIRDRKAQQKYVDEGAIVHFACQAEGDPSPVIMWLSPQKKFITSKTIGRLSVLPDGTLEVRYAQTQDNGTYACIASNAGGNDSSPAHLHIHSYSPDWPQRSNKTLAFISNQPAETGNGTRANAPFPFDIKTLIIATTMGFISFLGVVLFCLVLLFLWSRGKGATKHNIEIEYVPRKSDAGMSSSTADAPRKFNMKMI, encoded by the coding sequence ATGGCGGCCAGGGAAGCGACTGGGCACAGCTACCTGGTGGCTTTCTGGCAGCCCATTCTGATACTGATGCTTGGCGCCGTGCTGTCTGGCTCAACTACAGGCTGCCCATCCCGCTGTGAGTGCAATGTTCAAGAGCGCTCTGTGATGTGCCACCGCAAAAAGCTCATGACAGTTCCCGAGGGCATTCCTGCAGAAACAAAACTGCTGGACCTGAGCAAGAACCGCATCAGAACCATCAACCCAGACGAGTTTGCCATGTTTCCCAACCTCGAAAACCTGGAGCTCAGTGAAAACACCATCTCCACCATTGAACCTGGAGCATTCAATAACCTTTACGGTCTGCGGACATTAGGGCTGCGTAGCAACAAGCTCAAGCTGATACAGCTCGGGGTCTTCACAGGCCTGAGCAATCTCACACAGCTGGACATAAGTGAGAACAAGATTGTCATCCTGTTGGACTACATGTTCCAGGATTTGTACAACCTGCGGTCCTTAGAGGTGGGTGATAATGACCTTGTTTTCATCTCCCACCGAGCTTTTCACGGGCTTAGTAGCCTTGAGCATCTGAGTCTTGAGAAGTGCAACCTGTCCTCCGTACCAACAGATGCTTTTACACACCTTCACAATTTGATCACGCTCAGGCTGCGTCTCCTCAATATCAATGTGATACGGGATTATTCCTTCAAACGGCTCTACCGGCTGAAAGTGTTGGAAATAGCCAATTGGCCTTATCTGGATACGATGACTCCAAACTGCTTGTATGGATTAAATCTCACCTCCCTGACCATTGCAAATGCCAACCTGACAACAATTCCTTATGTTGCCCTGCGGCACTTGGTCTATTTGCGCTTTCTTAATCTCTCCTATAACCCTATCCATACCATTGAGGGGAATAAGCTTCATGACCTTCTGCGTCTGCAGGAATTCCACCTGGTTGGAGGCAGACTGGCAATGATTGAGCCCTACTCTTTCCGTGGTCTAAACTACCTGAAGATCCTAAATGTTTCTGGAAACACCCTAACTACTTTAGAGGAGTCTGCTTTCCATTCAGTCGGCAACCTCGAAACCCTTGCCTTGTACGATAACCCCCTGGCCTGTGACTGCAGACTGTTATGGGTTTTCCGACGACGCTGGAGACTGAACTTCAACAGGCAGCAGCCTACCTGTGCCTCCCCTGAGTTTGTCCAAGGCAAAGAATTCAAAGACTTTCCAGATGTCCTGCAGCCAAACTACTTCACGTGTCGCAAGTCTAGGATTAGGGATCGCAAAGCTCAGCAGAAATATGTTGACGAGGGAGCCATTGTTCATTTCGCTTGCCAAGCAGAGGGAGATCCTTCTCCAGTGATAATGTGGCTCTCTCCGCAGAAGAAGTTCATCACCTCCAAGACAATTGGAAGGCTTTCCGTGTTGCCAGATGGTACCCTGGAGGTCCGATATGCCCAGACCCAAGACAATGGTACATATGCGTGTATAGCTAGCAACGCCGGCGGAAATGACAGCTCCCCTGCTCACCTTCACATCCATAGCTACTCGCCTGACTGGCCACAAAGGTCCAACAAGACTTTAGCCTTCATCTCCAACCAGCCCGCTGAAACTGGTAATGGTACACGAGCCAATGCCCCTTTCCCCTTTGATATTAAGACGTTGATCATTGCCACTACAATGGGCTTCATCTCTTTTCTCGGTGTCGTCTTGTTTTGCCTGGTGCTGCTCTTCCTATGGAGTAGAGGTAAAGGCGCCACGAAGCACAACATCGAGATCGAGTATGTGCCACGGAAATCGGACGCTGGCATGAGCAGCAGCACAGCGGATGCTCCTCGCAAGTTTAACATGAAAATGATATAA